The proteins below come from a single Yamadazyma tenuis chromosome 5, complete sequence genomic window:
- the PEP3 gene encoding tethering complex subunit (EggNog:ENOG503NV4E; BUSCO:EOG09260HS3; COG:O) has protein sequence MPPDTDETSLITRETSQVISYDEAISDNNAGAEEPSFEVDPVQLQFELDHKLRQLCVKSNIMFLVLDKSIFKIDLDNPAIVKRFQFASDAIMSNSWLSPDGQHFVVQVNGTSYFYLHNSYDKFKVLPRLKGLEIEDIVFPHKTSQSHFDNVSTGDFFIITKENIVLLANIKSHFGQDNKKDDKYLKQTYKCADKITGLCLSNNSTRIEIFTPSSILQWDCFELSVNEILRVFKSDPKIIKLRGSGDAVLESSDSSYVLLSAHTNNLVTNDSELTLSKLSKLNPLVKLSNKFVLTNHHILVLSQSHSDLIVFSKLSNSPPKVIKLPQQVSNITADYISHTYWLYGKNAIYEILIENESVKVWYDFYKMGKYEEAIKALELSESKEKPLRANMVLTKQGYEYLQKGAFGLNFNKKFDSSLIALQIKGLQILANSAEPFEKICLMLMNLHNSDSTDLNSTISQKLLVEYLLVKFDQVKKENNKIRIVVISSWIIELMLRNIYNLEDEQNSINTTIGTKNGVDDDKAKYSKEMNSDFIKFFDSNYKLFDKDTVYQIMSELNYQSKLIHYAELNHDYEFILNYCADLEDWSGCLQILVKMYSANVPSFESALMRTASVLLLNYPGPTTETWLKFANVDYKKLLSSLLVYNKKYSATVSAFDNYSLIFLSKLIFQKNIKERVVNNYYLSLLITYPTHSQGPEETDIESKYINKQILKLLNYIRLNPKLYDSGFILRLCLDNNHIQPAVIILIHDLKLFEQALKLAIDSDLTELAISVLERFNKYIDNNLEDGDDDTLDLDVNQNPLSEYPNKFVDISKNKLHHKDFTQGKKLWVMFAKYLIEGVMNNKEFEILGNVHGDLESEENGDGHTSSENEDIVKDLTNVLAGQAVKPVDHSPITSKKANRVLRYLLDSSFNATINSSFVNLRDLLQLFPESVMVNNFKDEIIRSLNQYNNKINQLSIEMKESLLISNKLNNQIQESNDRIKKGKIFTIVEPGEPCCFCNKLLISKNFVVFPNCHHGFHKECLVKYYLMIKGDYRFKRFFQNFKKQNGGGNKKELDDIMLRECVLCNESNILTIDNNLVDPIKDKAAIDEWEL, from the coding sequence ATGCCTCCTGACACAGACGAGACTTCTCTTATAACGAGGGAAACGTCACAAGTCATATCCTATGACGAAGCTATCTCTGACAACAATGCCGGAGCAGAAGAACCTTCATTTGAGGTTGATCCAGTTCAACTTCAGTTTGAGCTTGACCACAAGCTTCGACAGCTTTGTGTTAAATCTAACATCAtgtttcttgttcttgataagTCAATATTTAAGATTGATCTCGATAACCCGGCAATAGTCAAGCGATTTCAGTTTGCTAGTGATGCAATAATGAGTAACAGTTGGTTATCTCCTGATGGCCAGCattttgttgttcaagttaaTGGAACCAGCTACTTTTACTTGCACAATAGTTACGATAAATTCAAAGTGCTTCCAAGGCTAAAGGGTCTAGAAATCGAAGATATTGTATTTCCTCATAAGACATCCCAGTCACACTTCGATAATGTATCCActggtgatttcttcataatcaccaaagaaaatatCGTACTTTTGGCCAATATCAAATCTCATTTCGGTCAggacaacaagaaagacGATAAGTACCTAAAGCAAACATACAAGTGTGCGGATAAAATAACGGGATTGTGTTTGAGTAATAACAGTACCAGGATAGAAATCTTCACTCCCCTGTCTATTCTTCAGTGGGATTGCTTTGAGCTATCAGTCAACGAAATACTTCGAGTATTCAAATCGGATCCAAAAATAATCAAACTCAGAGGGTCAGGTGATGCAGTACTCGAGTCTTCTGACTCCAGTTATGTGCTTTTGTCGGCACACACAAATAACTTGGTGACAAATGATTCTGAATTGACCCTCTCCAAattatccaagttgaacccGTTGGTGAAATTATCCAATAAGTTTGTGTTGACTAACCACCATATTTTGGTATTGTCCCAAAGCCATTCAGATCTCATTGTTTTCTCCAAGCTATCTAATTCTCCTCCTAAGGTCATCAAATTACCTCAGCAAGTGTCCAACATTACAGCCGATTATATAAGTCATACGTACTGGCTTTATGGCAAGAATGCAATTTACGAAATTCTAATAGAAAACGAATCGGTCAAAGTGTGGTACGACTTCTACAAGATGGGGAAGTATGAGGAGGCTATCAAAGCTTTGGAGTTGTCCGAGTCAAAGGAGAAACCTTTGAGGGCAAACATGGTTCTTACCAAACAGGGTTACGAATATTTGCAGAAGGGGGCCTTTGGTTTGAATTTCAATAAAAAGTTTGATTCTAGTTTGATTGCCTTACAGATTAAAGGGTTGCAAATTCTTGCCAATCTGGCTGAGCCTTTCGAAAAGATTTGTCtcatgttgatgaacttaCATAATTCAGACTCGACCGATTTGAATAGTACCATATCTCAAAAGCTTCTTGTGGAATACCTTCTCGTCAAATTCGACCAAGTAAAAAAGGAGAACAACAAGATTAGAATTGTTGTAATTTCAAGCTGGATCATTGAGCTTATGCTCCGAAACATATACAACCTCGAAGATGAACAAAACCTGATAAATACAACTATCGGTACAAAGaatggagttgatgatgacaaggCCAAATATTCTAAGGAGATGAATAGCGATTTTATCAAATTTTTTGACTCAAACTACAAATTGTTTGATAAGGATACCGTGTACCAAATAATGAGTGAATTGAACTACCAATCAAAACTAATCCATTACGCTGAACTTAACCATGACTACGAATTCATATTGAATTACTGCGCCGATCTTGAGGATTGGTCTGGGTGTCTTCAAATCTTAGTGAAAATGTATTCAGCTAATGTCCCTAGTTTTGAAAGTGCTCTAATGAGGACTGCATCTGTTTTACTTTTGAATTATCCAGGACCAACAACTGAAACTTGGTTAAAATTTGCTAATGTAGACTACAAAAAGTTGCTTCTGAGCCTTTTGGTCTATAACAAGAAGTATAGTGCTACCGTTTCGGCATTCGACAATTACAGTCTAATATTCCTTCTGAAATTAATTTTCCAGAAAAATATCAAGGAAAGAGTCGTCAACAATTATTACTTGCTGCTTCTTATAACATATCCAACTCATTCACAAGGTCCAGAAGAAACGGATATCGAAAGCAAGTATATCAACAAGCAGATTCTAAAACTCCTCAATTATATCAGATTGAATCCAAAGCTTTATGATTCAGGATTTATCTTGAGGCTTTGTCTTGATAACAACCACATTCAACCAGCTGTGATTATTCTTATCCATGATCTAAAGCTTTTTGAGCAAGCGTTGAAATTGGCAATTGATTCTGATTTAACAGAATTGGCCATCAGTGTTTTAGAAagattcaacaagtacatTGATAacaatcttgaagatggcGATGATGATACCCTAGATTTGGATGTAAACCAAAATCCCCTCTCGGAATATCCAAACAAGTTTGTTGATATTAGCAAGAATAAACTACATCACAAGGACTTCACCCAAGGAAAAAAACTTTGGGTGATGTTCGCTAAATACTTAATTGAAGGAGTTATGAACAACAAGGAATTCGAAATACTTGGAAATGTTCATGGGGATTTGGAATCCGAAGAAAATGGAGATGGACACACTTCTAGTGAAAACGAAGATATAGTCAAAGATTTGACGAATGTGTTAGCAGGCCAAGCTGTCAAACCAGTTGACCATTCCCCTATTACTCTGAAAAAGGCTAACAGAGTTCTTCGGtatcttcttgattcttCATTCAATGCTACTATTAACTCCAGCTTTGTCAACCTCAGAGACTTACTTCAACTATTCCCTGAGTCAGTGATGGTGAATAATTTTAAAGATGAAATTATAAGATCCTTGAACCAGTATAACAACAAGATTAACCAACTATCCATTGAAATGAAAGAATCCCTTTTAATTTCCAACAAACTTAATAACCAGATTCAGGAATCGAATGACCGGATAAAGAAAGGTAAAATCTTTACCATTGTTGAACCAGGAGAGCCCtgttgtttttgcaacaagCTTTTAATCAGCAAAAACTTTGTGGTATTCCCGAATTGTCATCACGGCTTCCACAAAGAGTGTCTTGTGAAATACTACTTGATGATTAAGGGTGATTACCGGTTCAAAAGATTTTTCCAGAACTTCAAAAAACAGAATGGGGGTGGGAATAAGAAAGAATTGGACGATATCATGTTGCGAGAGTGTGTTTTATGTAATGAGAGCAATATTCTTACAATTGATAATAATTTGGTGGATCCTATAAAAGACAAAGCAGCTATCGATGAGTGGGAGTTATGA
- the SPB1 gene encoding AdoMet-dependent rRNA methyltransferase spb1 (EggNog:ENOG503NUYV; COG:A; BUSCO:EOG09260V5Q), giving the protein MGKVQKKNSKGRLDRYYHLAKEKGYRARSSFKIIQINEKYGHFLEKSKVVIDLCAAPGSWCQVASQLCPINSLIIGVDIVPIKPLPKVITFQSDITTEDCRSKLRGYMKTWKADTVLHDGAPNVGLGWVQDAFTQSQLTLQALKLAVENLSNGGTFVTKVFRSRDYNNLMWVFSQLFEKVEATKPPASRTVSAEIFVVCKGFKSPKKLDPRLLDPKHVFEELPSGPQNNEAKIYNPEKKKRQRQGYEEGDYLLYHVMPLLEFVKNEDPINTLGDLNKLSVPSKEDEETEFKMVKKLKSFTPELQECIKDLKVLGKKDFKLILKFRKHARELLGLDEEEAESEIEVEPLTEDQRIDKELQELRDKHKQKSKREKKHKNELKQKEIQRMQMNMLTDMNIGIEGATSDSQGLFNLRSAEKTGELNKLIQGKKRMIFNEADRIRDVEIDVGDNEEVGTDDELDGLEAQLDDMYHSYQEKRAERDAKYRAKKLRGDEDDEPWDGIHSEEENDAEEKDYEMDDQSESDSDDDEHINRLIEEKRGKDGLSKSAKNFFAANSLFEDVNEDALLAAMAPKTSPVDVNGDDRKLAADSESDESDFASDSDSSFEIVREKNEVSEDEDSSDEETHKFKNLSEKEKNDLATVEAMTLAHQLALGHKTKHDLVDEGINRYSFRDNDNVPEWFIDDEKRHSKISKPITKEAAMAIKQKQKELNARPIKKVLEAKGRKKMRALKRLEKLKKKSDLINEDGAKSEHDKAEEITKLMKKLTKKQQIKPKVTVVVARGSNRGLSGRPRGIKGKYKMVDGVMKNEQRALKRIAKKHRK; this is encoded by the coding sequence ATGGGGAAAGtacagaagaagaatagTAAAGGGCGTTTAGATAGATACTACCATTTGGCTAAAGAAAAGGGATACCGTGCTCGTTCCTCTTTTAAGATCATCCAAATTAACGAAAAGTATGGCcactttttggaaaagtccaaAGTAGTGATTGATTTATGTGCTGCTCCAGGTTCTTGGTGCCAGGTGGCATCTCAGTTATGTCCTATCAATTCATTGATTATCGGAGTTGATATTGTTCCTATAAAGCCCCTTCCCAAAGTTATTACTTTCCAATCAGATATTACAACTGAAGATTGTAGATCAAAGCTTAGAGGATATATGAAAACCTGGAAGGCAGATACAGTTTTACATGATGGTGCTCCTAATGTCGGTTTGGGTTGGGTCCAAGATGCGTTTACTCAATCTCAGTTGACTTTGCAAGCCCTCAAATTGGCAGTTGAAAATTTGTCTAACGGAGGAACTTTTGTGACTAAAGTCTTCAGATCCAGAGATTATAATAATTTGATGTGGGTGTTTAGTcagttgtttgaaaaagtgGAAGCCACTAAGCCTCCAGCTTCTCGTACTGTTTCGGCTGAAatttttgttgtttgtaAAGGTTTCAAGTCTCCAAAAAAGCTTGATCCTCGTCTTTTAGACCCCAAGcatgtttttgaagaattgcCATCTGGACCTCAGAATAACGAAGCCAAGATATACAATCctgagaagaagaagagacaaAGACAAGGTTATGAAGAAGGAGATTATTTGTTATACCATGTGATGCCTTTGTTAGAGTTTGTGAAAAATGAAGACCCTATAAATACTTTAGGAGACTTAAATAAGTTAAGTGTGccttcaaaagaagatgaagaaactgaGTTTaaaatggtgaaaaagCTTAAGAGTTTTACCCCTGAATTACAAGAGTGCAtaaaggatttgaaagTATTGGGAAAGAAGgatttcaaattgattttgaagtttaGAAAGCATGCCAGAGAATTGCTTGGAttggatgaagaggaagctGAGTCTGAAATCGAAGTTGAGCCTTTGACTGAGgatcaaagaattgatAAAGAATTACAAGAATTAAGAGATAAACACAAGCAAAAGTCTaaaagagaaaagaagCATAAGAATGAGCTCAAGCAAAAGGAGATACAGAGAATGCAAATGAACATGTTAACGGATATGAACATTGGTATCGAAGGTGCCACTAGTGATTCCCAGggtttgttcaacttgaggTCCGCTGAAAAGACAGGTGagctcaacaagttgatccaaGGTAAGAAGAGAATGATTTTTAATGAAGCTGATCGCATAAGGGACGTCGAAATTGATGTAGGAGATAATGAAGAGGTAGGAACCGACGATGAGCTTGACGGCTTGGAGGCTCAATTAGATGACATGTATCACTCTTATCAAGAGAAGAGAGCTGAAAGAGATGCCAAGTACAGAGCTAAGAAATTAAGAGGTGACGAGGATGACGAACCTTGGGATGGAATTCattctgaagaagaaaatgatgctgaagaaaaagaCTATGAAATGGATGACCAAAGTGAAAGTGACctggatgatgatgaacaCATCAATCGGCTCATCGAAGAGAAAAGGGGTAAAGATGGCTTAAGCAAGAGTGCAAAGAACTTTTTTGCTGCTaattctctttttgaagatgttaaTGAAGATGCATTATTAGCAGCCATGGCTCCAAAAACATCTCCTGTTGATGTAAATGGGGATGACAGAAAATTGGCGGCAGACTCTGAATCAGATGAGTCTGATTTTGCTTCCGACtcagattcttcttttgaaattgttAGAGAGAAAAACGAAGttagtgaagatgaagactCTTCCGATGAAGAAACACATAAATTCAAGAATCTCAgtgaaaaggaaaagaatGATCTTGCAACCGTGGAAGCTATGACTTTGGCTCATCAGCTTGCGTTAGGACATAAAACGAAGCATGACCTCGTTGATGAGGGTATTAACAGATACTCCTTCAGAGATAATGACAATGTGCCTGAGTGgttcattgatgatgagaagaGGCACAGCAAGATTAGTAAGCCTATCACTAAAGAAGCTGCTATGGCCATtaaacaaaaacaaaaggaaTTAAATGCCAGACCCATTaagaaggtgttggaaGCTAAGGGTCGTAAAAAAATGAGAGCTTTGAAAAGATTAGAAAagttaaagaagaagtctgatttgatcaacgaaGATGGAGCCAAATCTGAGCATGATAAGGCAGAAGAAATtaccaaattgatgaagaagttaaCCAAGAAGCAGCAAATCAAACCTAAAGTCACGGTTGTGGTTGCAAGAGGTAGCAACAGAGGACTCAGTGGTAGACCAAGGGGAATCAAAGGTAAGTATAAAATGGTTGACGGTGTGATGAAGAACGAACAAAGAGCATTAAAGAGAATTGCCAAGAAGCACCGTAAGTAG